TCAAATAGTTTAAACCAAACGATGAGAAAAGACAAGCCCTCCTGCCGGTTAAAGGCATCCATAAACTCGATTTGATGCTCGTGAATATTGGCGATGGGAAGCCGTTTCTGGTTGGTCTCCTTGGCGTCAAAGCAGATGGGAATACCCTGAACGTTGCCCATATAGTCGACGGTGCTCTTTTCTTCAAAATAAGCCAGCTTAATGGTCCCTTTGCCCGGGTCCAGCTCTATGGGCTTAATGGCGGTTGGAAGCTTCTGGACAACGGCAAGCCCCTGCTCAAGATAAATTTTGTTGGTCTGGTTAATACATTCTTCAAGATAGCTGCCGCGCAGACCGCGGCTGTGCCAGTATCCCATATTAAAGCGCCTCCCTATCCAGTTTCAGTTCTCTTAAAAGCTGCTTAAAAAGTGCCGGATAGGGGGCTGTAAAGTCGTATCCCAGGTCTTTTATGGCATAGTGCCGGCTGTGCAGCAAATGGTGCTTTAATCCATATTTCTGATTGAACTGCCGGTTGATAGAGGTGTCACCATACTTGTAGTCTCCGATGACGGGAAAACCATAGTCGGCAAGCTGTGAGCGAATCTGGTGTGAACGTCCGGTGTGAAGGGTTATTTCCAGAAGCGTGAATTTACCATTATCTGCGAGAGGGCAGTAATCCAGACGAACCTCTTTGGCGCCCTTTTCAGACTGGCTCTGGATTGCTGATTTATTTTCAGCGGTGTCCTTGGTTAAAAAGCCAGTAAGAGTACCAGGCTTTTTTATTACGCCGAACACAATGGTATGATATTCCTTTAAAGCATGGCGCTCCCGGATAGCGGCATTCACAGTCTGTAAGGTTGGGTAATCCTTTGGCATGAGGATAATGCCGCTGGTGTTGCGGTCCAACCGGTTGGAAATGACGATTTCAAAAGCTTCGGTGCCATCGGTCGTGTTTTTTTTCAGGTAGGTCCGCGCCGCATCGATCAATGAAATATCGCCGGAAGCATCTGCCTGGCTTAAAAGGCCGGCGGGCTTGTTGATGACCAGCAGATGGTCATCCTCATAAACCGGCGGTTCAAATATTTTTTTGATTTGCGGCGTCAGGTCAAAATGCCGCGGTATCTTTTTTTCCTGAAAGCCCGTGATGGTTTCTTCGGAAAAATAGACTTGGATGGTGTCGCCGCTGTGGATTGTGTCTTTGGGCTCGGCCCGGCCGCCGTTAAGCTTGATTCTTTTTTTGCGCAGCATCTTTTGCAGAAAATTTCTGTCTGCCAGGGGCATCAGCTTCGACAGGTAACGGTCAAGGCGCTGGTTTCCTGAGTTTTCATCAATGGTATATTGTTTCATTAAACTTCCTTGTTTTTTATAGATTATAAAATGATTATACCATAAAAAAATCCGGAATGTCGGGCATTCCGGATTGGATATTCATTTTGTTTAGAGCTTGCCTGAGCAGCCCAGGACATCCTTTAGCTTATGAGCAACCATGGCTTTAATGGCGTTTCGACCTGGTCCAAGGTACTCTCTTGGGTCAAAAACCTGTGGCTGTTCTACAAAAACCTTGCGGATAGAGGCTGTCATGGCCAGTCTCAAGTCTGTGTCGATATTGATCTTACAGACGCCCCATTTGGCAGCTTCGCGCAGCATATTTTCCGGGACGCCCTGTGCACCCGGGATGGCGCCGCCGTACTGGTTGCACAAATCGACAAATTCTTTGGGGACGCTGGAAGATCCGTGGAGCACCAGTGGATAGCCGGGCAGCAGGCCGGAAATTTTTTCCAGTCTTGGGAAATCCAGCTTTGGAGTGCCTTTGAATTTAAACGCACCGTGGCTGGTGCCGATGGTAATGGCTAAGGAGTCGCAACCTGTTCTTTCGACAAACTCGACTGCTTCATCCGGGTCAGTAAAGGAGGCTTCATGGTCACCTACGCTTACAGCGTCTTCAATACCTGCCAGTTTTCCAAGCTCAGCTTCCACGACTACACCGTGATCGTGGGCATAGTCGGCTACTTTTTTAGTCAATGCGATATTTTCTTCAAAGGGATACTTGGAGCCGTCGATCATGACAGAGGTAAAGCCACCATCAACACAGGATTTACAGATTTCAAAATCTGCGCCGTGGTCCAGATGCAGGCAGATATCCAGATCAGTGGTTTCGACCGCTGCTTCAACCAGCTTTTTTAGATAAACTGGATTGGCGTATTTTCTGGCGCCGGCGGATACCTGTAAAATCAAAGGGGCCTTTTCTTCCTGTGCAGCTTCAACGATGCCCTGGATGATCTCCATATCGTTTACATTAAAAGCGCCTACTGCGTATTTGCCTTCATATGCTTTCTTAAACATATCAGTAGATGTTACTAATCCCATTTCAAACCTCCTGAGTCGTAGCTCGTTTAAATTTGTTTGATTTATTTCACTTACTAGTATACTCTTGTTGGGTCATTTTAACAATACAAAACTTTTAAATTAATGAAATTTTAATAAAAAACCCGATAAAAGCAGGAAAAAATGACTGCTTTTATCGGGAACGTTTTTGTCCGTATCGGGATTGAAAGAGCGCATAAGGTTCCTAAGACTCAGACTTTTTTAATTGCTCCATAAGCTCAGTTATGCTTTTACCAAGCACAGGATGAATGTACCAGGGAGCGATCTCCGCCATAGGCTCCAGTACAAAAAGCCGGTCCTGTATTCTGGGATGTGGTAGGGTAATGTGCGGGTGATCATATACCAGTCTGTCATAGAACAGAATGTCAAGATCCAGTGTACGGGGTCCCCAGTGAATAACGCGTT
The DNA window shown above is from Eubacterium limosum and carries:
- a CDS encoding Holliday junction resolvase RecU is translated as MGYWHSRGLRGSYLEECINQTNKIYLEQGLAVVQKLPTAIKPIELDPGKGTIKLAYFEEKSTVDYMGNVQGIPICFDAKETNQKRLPIANIHEHQIEFMDAFNRQEGLSFLIVWFKLFDEHYLLPYETLKAYWDAAKKDGRKSIPYAAFDKKYQIHPCGNILVHYLETLNVYLNDKGETS
- a CDS encoding RluA family pseudouridine synthase; this translates as MKQYTIDENSGNQRLDRYLSKLMPLADRNFLQKMLRKKRIKLNGGRAEPKDTIHSGDTIQVYFSEETITGFQEKKIPRHFDLTPQIKKIFEPPVYEDDHLLVINKPAGLLSQADASGDISLIDAARTYLKKNTTDGTEAFEIVISNRLDRNTSGIILMPKDYPTLQTVNAAIRERHALKEYHTIVFGVIKKPGTLTGFLTKDTAENKSAIQSQSEKGAKEVRLDYCPLADNGKFTLLEITLHTGRSHQIRSQLADYGFPVIGDYKYGDTSINRQFNQKYGLKHHLLHSRHYAIKDLGYDFTAPYPALFKQLLRELKLDREAL
- the fba gene encoding class II fructose-1,6-bisphosphate aldolase, whose protein sequence is MGLVTSTDMFKKAYEGKYAVGAFNVNDMEIIQGIVEAAQEEKAPLILQVSAGARKYANPVYLKKLVEAAVETTDLDICLHLDHGADFEICKSCVDGGFTSVMIDGSKYPFEENIALTKKVADYAHDHGVVVEAELGKLAGIEDAVSVGDHEASFTDPDEAVEFVERTGCDSLAITIGTSHGAFKFKGTPKLDFPRLEKISGLLPGYPLVLHGSSSVPKEFVDLCNQYGGAIPGAQGVPENMLREAAKWGVCKINIDTDLRLAMTASIRKVFVEQPQVFDPREYLGPGRNAIKAMVAHKLKDVLGCSGKL